The following nucleotide sequence is from Synchiropus splendidus isolate RoL2022-P1 chromosome 14, RoL_Sspl_1.0, whole genome shotgun sequence.
TTGGAAAGCATTAAAAAGCCATTTCATTATTTAAGGATTACTCACCTCACTCACTGATTCAAGGACCATTTAGAGGCACCTGTATAGAGTCAACATAAGACCAAGCTACATTTGAATCCGCTAGCTTTTTGCTGCAGTaatgattttaatttaaaaactaTCAATGTTCAACTATCATTAGTTCAGCGATTTATCTTGTTTATGCTGCCACTCCACCAATCGAATTGGACTACTGTGGTTTTGGCCAATCACAGCAAAGGAGGCGGGACTTAAAGTTGTTGAGGAAGCACTTGTGCCGTCGAACAAATTCTGGTCTATAGTGTCATCTGCGGGTAAGCGGAagcgtttcattttttttttttcataagaaACAAGAGCATACATTATCATCGAATGTGTCAGGAATACAAATTGCCGCGTATTTTAGAAAGAAAACGAAAACAAATGCGGTATTTCTTTCTGACAGAAATCGTTCGCGGATATTTTTTGAAGCAAAGGGCATGGCCGCTAGCACAAGCTTTGTTTACATGCTCCTAATACCGCGTTGCCTTTACAGCCCGCTGACGAATAGAAATGCTAATTAATAACTTTATTTCTGCAAACATGTCGGGCACTTTGAAGAACTGATACCTTTTACCGGTGTTCGTGTCGGGGTTTCAGCTTATGTTCAGACTGagttttttcttctgttgtcaGTCAAACCGTTTCGTTTCACTTTCACAAAGtgtgtattatttatatattattcagATATTTCAGTTATTAGTCGAGTCGAGTTATGTGACCTTCATTTTGTAAAGCAGTGAAGCATGTTCTTATCGTATTCAAAGCTAATGTGTTTCGTCTTTCTACAGTTTGAAGTCGTCATGTCGGATGGTCAcaggcgccccctggtggcgcTCACTCTGCTGCTGTGCACGCGGATGGCTGTCCTGGCCGCCCCTGACCCAAAGGTGAGAGAAGCTCTCATCCAGCAGGAGCTCGACATGCAGACTGGGGGTGAGGTGATGTTGAACGACGTGGAGAAGGTGCTGGACGCCCGACTGTCCAAAATGAAACAAGAGGAGCATCAGAGGGCTGAATTCCTTCCCAGTTTGCATTTCTTTAAGGCCAGGGAACGTATCAGGGCTAGTCCCATCTACAGCCTGCTCCAGAAGATGCCGAAAGGTACGTTAAAGGTCTTTGGATTGCACTCAGTTCAATACTTGACTGTTATTATGTTTCTCTCAGGCGGAGCTCTTCATGTGCACGACTTCTCCATGATTGACCCCGGTTGGCTCGTGAAGAACGTGACATATCGACCCCACTGCTACATGTGCTTCACCGACAACAAGTCCATCCGGTTCATCTTTTCTTCCCAGGCCCCTAAAGCACACACTAAATGTTCCCCATGGACCTTGATGGAGGAACTGAGGGACAAAACGGCCAATGTCACTGACCTGGACAGCAGGTGAGCTGGGATGAAGGAAAGTGGATGAACGTTTTCGACGTCAGAAAGTAGCTGCCATTGACCAGGGGGAACTGATGGATTCTCTCTTCTGTTCAAGTTTCATTCAGTGAGATAAAGAAAGTCGTGTATGTGAGCGAAGTTCTCACGCAGTATCTAATCAGCAATTGCTTTTCAAGACAAGTGCAAATTTGATAAGGAATAATTTAGTGCCTTGCTGCAGCCTGAACTCAAAGTACGAGGAGAAATTGCAGCCAAAGCTCTTGTAAagggaataaaataaattgtatCTAAAATATGTATcataaaataatgtattatacatcattttcaaaatattcttTTGTTGTTAAAAGACTTGGACTGCAGTTCAGAGCAGTAATAATAACAGTTACAATTGTAACTGATACAATTATATGTAATTATGTATAATTAtagtattattatatataataatttaacTTTTGATGTGGTGTTGTGCAGCTATTGTATTCTTGTTGGCACTCACCTTGTTTCATAGTAGAGGAAAACATTCTTTAAAACACTatcttaaaaaatatttttagttttttgttttcttttgtgaacCATGCCTTTGGGCTTCATTTCAcaaaattgtttttgaaaagttcAACAGATTTTATTATAACCTTTTGTCCTAATACAAggatatgacttttttttggcattatcattcttcattttgtttttcctgcacCATCTTGTCGTATTATCACAGTGGGACACCTTTTCTGCtctgaaaacaagatggctACCATGTTAAGTGATGAGTTCTACAGCAAGCGCCAGACAGAAAGTATACTGCCGAAAAAGAAACCAGTCCAGTGTCGACTGTGTTTAAGGCATCAAAACGTAGCACATTTTCATGATTATTAATTGTGTAAAAATGACAGGACGGGGACTGTCTACTAGAAACACTGTCTCCACTTAGACAAACTTCCTTCTTGTCCCAGATAGCACAGATAACTAAGAAAATACTCGGAGACAAGAACTCAGATGAATACAAATATATCACTGTCTGAACCCTATGTTCTGCACAATTGTCATGACACCACAGTTTGAGTGGAATTCTCACTAACAGCAGTTCCCTCCTGTTCTCCTCTCAGCATCCTGGGAAACCTGACAATCTTCACCGACAAAGATGTGGAGCAAGTTTTTCCAAACCAGGATGTGGTGTGGGACCGGTTTGAGCGGGCCTTTGACGCCCTCTGGGGTCTGGTCACGTATGCCCCGGTCTTCAAAGAGTACTACTACCGAGGCTTGACCGAGTTTTACCTGGACAACGTCATGTACCTGGAGCTCCGTGCTCTTCTGCCTGAGGTGACAGCATGAAAGCGCTTGACCGACTTGGCCCTTGACCTGAACTCGCTTTCTCTCACCTTCAGATCTATGAGTTGGATGGAAGCACACACGATCGATCCTGGACTCTGAAGACCTACCAGGACATCACCAGACGCTTCACAGCAGAGCACCCAGACTTCTTTGGAACGCGTGTTATTTTCACTATTCACAGGTAATGACATCAAAATAATTGCTAATGAAAAATGATTGATGGTCATGTGGTATTATCTCAGGGGAGTAAATACGTCGATGATGGAGAATGCGGTGGAGGAGGCGCTGAAGCTCCAGAGAGACTTCCCAATATTCATGGCTGGCTTTGATTTGGTGAATCCTCTcttaaataaatactttttaacCATCAAAGATAAAACTAGTATTGCAGTACATGCAGGAAACTGTATGCTGTCACTTGAGCAGTGTATTTCAGAACATATTCTGAAGATGATTTCAGCTATTATAATAATGGCattgttgttgtggttgttcTGTGGCGTGTGCAGGTTGGTCGTGAGGATTCAGGGCAACCGCTGTGGTACTTCAGAGATGCTCTGTCGATGCCTGCAGAAAGGGGAGTCGCACTTCCCTACTTCTTCCACGCAGGAGAGACCGGTGAGTTTATCCATGTCAGCTGTGTCTCGAGTcttaaaatcatgattttattgttttattattgtgatgCAGGAAGTTGTCGGCACATCAAATCAGCTTAGGATAAGAGATAGAGGAAAAACTTGTTGCTTCCTTCTTCACCCTTTCTTGCTATTGGGGCTGACTGAAACCGGGCCTGAGTAATGCAGAGAGTTTTGAcaccaatgaaacctcacatcattttttttaaggcgcctgctgagctctgaaaatgaggacgttaGACTCATAcccatttgtattttgtttttcaaattgtttGTCACTTCTTTGCAGATCTGCAGGGCACCACTgtggaccagaacctcctggaCGCCATCTTGATGAACACTTCAAGAATCGGACATGGCTTCGCTCTGCTGCGCCACCCGGTGGCCAAAGATCTCTCAAGGAAGCAAGGGGTCGCCATAGAGGTCTGTCCCATTTCCAACCAGGTAGGAGACCCTCACTGCAGGCCTTTCTTCAGACATGGCAGACAATATATATAGTGTGTTTCCTTAGTCAGCGCAATAGTGTTATGGAGCCTTTGATCCTCATGGGTTCCTTAAATACACTCTACTGGACAAACATGGTTCCTTCACAtgtcagtaaacactgttcaccaTTGGAACATGCAAGAGCGCTTAAGGCCGGTTTGATGTGTGGAGCAAGTTCGACTGCGGCTCAAGAGTTGAATATATGAATATGTAAACCCAAGCCATGAGCTGCGGTGTAACCTCTAACACTCACGCAGGTCATGAAGCTGGTCAGTGACCTTCGAAATCACCCAGCAGCCGTGCTGATGTCAGAAAACCACCCGCTGGTCATCAGCTCCGACGACCCCGGCATGTTTGGCTCCTCCGGCCTCTCCGATGATTTCTATGAAGCCTTCGTTGGCTTGGGTGGGCTCCGATCAAATCTGGCCTCCCTCAAAGAGCTGGCCGTCAACTCCATCAGGTGAGTTCAGGCTCAGAGAACAGccggccgtgtgtgtgtgtgtgtgtgtgttatcagaGACAGGATGTGCTTCTTCTTTTCCAGGTACAGTTCTTTGAACCAGAGACAGCAGGAGATGGCTCTCACTGTCTGGCAGAAGAAATGGGAGAAGTTTGTCTTGGAAAATGCCTTTTAAGCACCGCAAGTGTTTGTGAGCTCTGTTGACTTGACACGGCAGCTTGTTGCTTTGCTTTTTAATGATGAGTCATCAGATTTAAATGGTGGTTTATTGCAACTGAACTCGCAATACTTCGACTCCCAAAAATGGGGTGACACAGGGGTCGATCCTTGgacgcttccttttttttcGTGTGCAGTTATTGCATACGGGGTGTGTAGGAattttaaaatgtgcttttcAAAGATCTGAATGATTCTCTTTTAAATGAATGTAATTGCACTATTTGAAATGTGAAGCATGTTGCGATTGTCTGTGACTTGAACTTGAATCCAGTCTAGTGTTGAACTAAGTGTTTAGTTGTAGCCTGGTTTGTTTTCCCTACTGTCGAGCGCTGCAAAGTTGTGTTTACAATAAAGGTTTTTGTGAGTCTGACCctgtaatgaaaaaaacttaTAAACTTCTACATATATAAACTTATATAAAAACTCTATAAACGCTTTTTAAAATCACACACGAAGGTGTGTTTGGAAAAAATACCATGCCATCTTTCATATTCAAAAACGGGTCAGCACGACACCCAGCAAGCCTCACTGGACCCGCAGCAGTTACAGTCCAGCcctgttcatttttcttttatccCAAAATTGGACTGGTTTAGAACTTCAATTCAGAGCATATTCATATTCAAGAGATTCCTACAGTTATTCTCCCATCCTTTTTGGACGTGCACATATTTGTCCTTCATGACTCAACATGAGTTTGTACACTTCACGATGTTCTAGAAACACAGTCAAGTCACAGAGTTGTCACAGAGATGACTAGTAAGAATGTCCAAAATGAAGCACAGAACACACAAGTAACCAAAAGAACCTTTACTACTGTTTGATCCGACCATTTGAGGTCACAGCAGTTCATCAACACCAACATGAGTGTTTTGCACAGAAGCTCAGAGAACTGTGAAAGGCACCACTGTTGTGTctgtgaaagaaaatgtgaataaaagatcatCTGCTTCACCGGCTGGTGGTGTTGAACTGAGTGAAGAAAGTTTCGTCGATGGCGCCGCATTTGATGTCCGGTCTCCTTGAATGGAAAGTTATAGATGAAATATTTGTGAAGCTGTGAGGCTGCGAccatgtgactcactgttgcTTCAGAGTTTCAGCCAGTTGGACGTTGGTCCTGTCCAGCTTCTTCCTGGTCTGCCTGCTGAGCCTGGCCTGCTGGCGCTCCTTCAGCATGGCCGTACGTGCCGAGTCCAGGCGCCGACGGTCGTGCTCCAAGTCTTCGTTCTTCCTCTCCTGCATCAGTATCTACTCCAAAtacatgcatcttattattatttttttctcatatatACTGAAGATTCCTTCGCCAcctttttctcctccatctgtTGCTTCTGGAACTGGATCACATGCTCCAGAGGCTCCATGGGCTCCTTCTTATCGCTGCTGGGGTACAGACCCGGGACCCCAGACAGAAACTGGTAGCCATCAGCAGGAGGCAGCTCGTGAAGATTGATCATGGGGGTGGTGCTACTCTCCGCTCTGTGTCGGTGTTCACGCCTCCGCTGCTGTTTACTCTGTCTCGCCAAAACCAAGAAACCCCCTTAGCTACTGTGGAATTCCACCTGAAAAAGGTGACCTCACCATGGCCAGATTGCAAAGTTTAGTTGCCAGTTCTATTTCTCTTTTCCTCTGCGCCTCTTCGTTTCGTAGTCGCACAAGGTTGCTGTCGATCTCTAGTCTGTTTTCATCATCGATCATCTCTGAAAAGCACCAAATGTCAAGAATTTACTCAAGGATGagtctttttttgtcatggTCGCGATCTCACTCTCCAGATCCTGCTTGTGTTTTTCCGCCACTCGCTCCAGTTGCTGCTGGATCAGCCACTCCCTCAACTGTTCACTCTGTCTCTTCTGTCGGGCCTCCAGCTCGTGGTCTTCGCCCAGAAGACCCGGGATCATCATCTGGGCGTCGgctggttttgttttcttccacatGTCCGGGTCGTTCAGGTCCCACTCTCGCTGCAGCCAGGGCTGCTGATACTGATACCTGAAGTTGATAATGTCTCTCTCTATCTGGCGCTGCTCTTTGGCCTGCACCTTCTGGAGGTAGGACGAGAGCTTGCTATCCTGGAGCATCTCGGCATCTGGATGGACCAAACGCAACATACCGATGATTCAAATATCGCAA
It contains:
- the ada2a gene encoding adenosine deaminase 2-A encodes the protein MSDGHRRPLVALTLLLCTRMAVLAAPDPKVREALIQQELDMQTGGEVMLNDVEKVLDARLSKMKQEEHQRAEFLPSLHFFKARERIRASPIYSLLQKMPKGGALHVHDFSMIDPGWLVKNVTYRPHCYMCFTDNKSIRFIFSSQAPKAHTKCSPWTLMEELRDKTANVTDLDSSILGNLTIFTDKDVEQVFPNQDVVWDRFERAFDALWGLVTYAPVFKEYYYRGLTEFYLDNVMYLELRALLPEIYELDGSTHDRSWTLKTYQDITRRFTAEHPDFFGTRVIFTIHRGVNTSMMENAVEEALKLQRDFPIFMAGFDLVGREDSGQPLWYFRDALSMPAERGVALPYFFHAGETDLQGTTVDQNLLDAILMNTSRIGHGFALLRHPVAKDLSRKQGVAIEVCPISNQVMKLVSDLRNHPAAVLMSENHPLVISSDDPGMFGSSGLSDDFYEAFVGLGGLRSNLASLKELAVNSIRYSSLNQRQQEMALTVWQKKWEKFVLENAF
- the ribc2 gene encoding RIB43A-like with coiled-coils protein 2 → MPMQLETSCPEKSLRHYVSIKKEEAKMFDFESLSDPVARAKREERHRFETKRKERVFNEKFRTIGLDKQGLDQQVEEKRLQKERDMMEQSALDAEMLQDSKLSSYLQKVQAKEQRQIERDIINFRYQYQQPWLQREWDLNDPDMWKKTKPADAQMMIPGLLGEDHELEARQKRQSEQLREWLIQQQLERVAEKHKQDLEKMIDDENRLEIDSNLVRLRNEEAQRKREIELATKLCNLAMSKQQRRREHRHRAESSTTPMINLHELPPADGYQFLSGVPGLYPSSDKKEPMEPLEHVIQFQKQQMEEKKILMQERKNEDLEHDRRRLDSARTAMLKERQQARLSRQTRKKLDRTNVQLAETLKQQRPDIKCGAIDETFFTQFNTTSR